A genomic stretch from Chlamydiales bacterium STE3 includes:
- a CDS encoding hypothetical protein (Product derived from UniProtKB/Trembl:Q6MDY5) has product MVFLLMISQKHASFCEKQRLLKMRHSVETLIKNRITEHGPGWCFTPMHFSDLGSDASVRKALSQLEKQKFIRRLARGLYDYPKKHDILGVIPPDLNEVAKAIAEKDGVLIQPAGAHAANLVGLSTQVPGRIIFLTEAAPKKVKIGNQEITFKKTTKKNMLSSGTKEGLLIQALKNLGKDHIDQRARIQISKFLKDSPKEELKKNMKFAPAWIRTLVFEIVGLRP; this is encoded by the coding sequence ATGGTTTTCTTATTGATGATTTCACAAAAACATGCTAGTTTTTGTGAAAAACAGAGACTACTCAAAATGCGTCATAGTGTAGAAACACTAATAAAAAACAGAATCACCGAGCACGGTCCTGGTTGGTGCTTTACGCCAATGCATTTTTCAGACCTAGGAAGTGATGCCTCTGTTAGGAAAGCATTATCACAACTTGAAAAACAAAAATTCATACGAAGACTTGCACGAGGTCTCTATGACTATCCCAAAAAACACGATATATTGGGGGTTATTCCTCCCGATTTAAATGAAGTGGCAAAGGCGATTGCAGAAAAAGATGGAGTGCTAATTCAACCTGCAGGAGCCCATGCAGCGAATTTAGTCGGCCTTTCTACGCAAGTTCCTGGTCGAATTATATTTCTAACTGAAGCTGCTCCCAAAAAAGTCAAAATTGGTAATCAAGAAATAACTTTCAAAAAAACGACAAAGAAAAACATGCTTTCTTCTGGAACTAAGGAAGGTCTATTAATCCAAGCTTTGAAAAATTTAGGAAAAGATCATATCGATCAAAGAGCACGCATACAAATTTCAAAATTCCTCAAAGACTCACCTAAAGAAGAACTTAAAAAGAATATGAAATTCGCTCCAGCCTGGATACGAACTCTTGTCTTTGAAATAGTGGGGCTTAGACCATGA
- a CDS encoding Uncharacterized protein (Product derived from UniProtKB/Trembl:D1RBS9), with product MNEIYLLAQDERELFFRTAADIQNMPFEIIEKDFWVVWILGRLFSLEKVKSYLTFKGGTSLSKVYRLIDRFSEDIDLSIERDFFGFGTPHNPENAPSKKKQNLIIENLSQACTNYVQNELLSELTNAIGAQLGTNKGWRLHADSDDPDSKTLLFEYQSKKSNADYIRPIVKIEIGARSEHWPISDHTIHSYTKEALKERVHEPETKVRVLNAERTFWEKATILHQYAHLPEDKRIPPRISRHFYDFFRLLNSPTKKKALEESALLEIVANHKSIYFASGWANYGTARKGTLKLVPSPRVLKELQKDYSLMESMLFREVPAWELILKTVGEFENEFNNFHSNY from the coding sequence ATGAATGAAATCTATCTTTTAGCTCAAGATGAGCGAGAACTTTTCTTTCGAACAGCTGCTGATATCCAAAACATGCCTTTTGAGATTATCGAAAAAGACTTTTGGGTGGTATGGATTTTGGGAAGGTTGTTTTCATTAGAAAAAGTGAAATCCTATCTTACCTTTAAAGGAGGGACTTCCCTTTCAAAAGTATACAGATTGATCGATCGTTTTTCCGAAGACATTGATCTTTCCATTGAGCGGGACTTTTTTGGTTTTGGGACTCCCCACAACCCCGAAAATGCACCTTCCAAGAAAAAACAAAATCTCATCATTGAAAATCTTTCACAAGCTTGCACAAACTATGTACAAAATGAATTGTTAAGTGAGCTAACAAATGCGATTGGTGCACAACTTGGAACCAATAAAGGATGGCGACTCCATGCTGATTCGGATGATCCTGATTCCAAAACGTTATTATTTGAATATCAAAGCAAAAAATCAAATGCTGACTACATCCGACCTATTGTGAAAATAGAGATTGGTGCAAGATCAGAACATTGGCCTATAAGTGACCATACCATTCATAGTTATACCAAAGAAGCCTTAAAAGAGAGAGTCCATGAGCCGGAAACGAAAGTTCGTGTACTGAATGCCGAAAGAACTTTTTGGGAGAAAGCAACTATCCTGCACCAATATGCTCATTTACCTGAAGATAAAAGAATTCCTCCACGCATTTCCAGGCACTTTTACGATTTTTTCCGATTATTAAATTCTCCGACAAAGAAAAAAGCCCTTGAGGAATCAGCCTTACTTGAAATAGTAGCCAACCACAAAAGCATTTATTTTGCATCAGGTTGGGCAAACTATGGTACTGCCAGAAAGGGAACCTTGAAACTTGTCCCATCACCTCGTGTTTTGAAAGAACTCCAAAAAGATTACTCGTTGATGGAATCCATGCTTTTTAGGGAGGTCCCTGCATGGGAATTGATATTAAAAACAGTCGGAGAATTCGAAAATGAATTTAATAATTTCCATTCAAATTATTAA
- a CDS encoding hypothetical protein (Product derived from UniProtKB/Swiss-Prot:Q49117;EC number derived from UniProtKB/Swiss-Prot:Q49117;Uncharacterized oxidoreductase MexAM1_META1p0182), translating to MPKKLIGKVAIVTGGSKGIGASIAEELAEEGASVVVNYSTSKEEADAVVQSIERKGGRSIAIQANMRNQKDIDHLFLEAEKAFGKLDILINNAGFYEFAPLEAITVEHFHKHFDLNVLGLLLACQTAVKYFNQAGGSIVNISSLASKSWAPYATVYSATKAAVDSITKSLGCELGSRKIRVNAINPGIIETEGTQSSGIIESELRKKVEARTPLGRIGLPTDITKAAVFFASDDSAWITSETLVIAGGFR from the coding sequence ATGCCAAAAAAATTAATAGGTAAAGTAGCGATAGTAACGGGAGGATCGAAAGGAATTGGAGCTTCTATTGCCGAGGAATTAGCCGAAGAGGGAGCCTCTGTTGTGGTAAATTACTCTACAAGCAAGGAGGAAGCAGACGCTGTTGTGCAATCTATTGAACGTAAAGGCGGCAGATCAATTGCTATTCAGGCCAATATGAGGAATCAAAAAGATATAGATCACCTTTTTCTTGAAGCAGAAAAGGCTTTTGGGAAACTCGATATTCTCATTAACAATGCAGGTTTCTACGAATTTGCGCCCTTAGAAGCGATAACGGTTGAACATTTTCATAAGCATTTTGATTTAAACGTATTAGGATTATTGCTCGCTTGCCAGACAGCCGTTAAGTATTTTAATCAAGCAGGAGGAAGCATTGTCAATATCAGTTCTCTTGCGAGCAAGTCTTGGGCGCCTTATGCTACTGTTTATAGCGCTACGAAGGCAGCAGTTGATTCGATCACAAAATCTTTAGGATGTGAACTAGGCTCAAGAAAAATTCGAGTAAACGCTATCAATCCTGGGATCATAGAAACAGAAGGAACGCAATCTTCAGGAATTATTGAGAGCGAACTCCGCAAAAAAGTTGAAGCAAGGACTCCTCTTGGAAGAATTGGTCTGCCTACAGATATAACTAAAGCTGCAGTGTTTTTTGCTTCCGATGATTCCGCATGGATAACTAGTGAAACGCTCGTTATAGCAGGAGGCTTTCGCTAA
- a CDS encoding Negative transcription regulator padR (Product derived from UniProtKB/Trembl:F8L9F7;Gene name derived from UniProtKB/Trembl:F8L9F7): protein MRSVNKTRYAILGMLLDGPCSGYEIKSLMGRSTVYFWRESDSTIYPMLKLLAEEGKALSKIVYIGKKKKEVFSITELGRAEFKRWFESPTGLETQRNEFLLKLFFVTDKEEMLRLFQERLEKIEETHEEYKKIEERLESLTDSSRKAIRLKALKYGLAHLESEIQWLKEGIS from the coding sequence ATGAGATCAGTCAATAAAACAAGATATGCAATTTTGGGAATGCTTCTTGATGGACCCTGCTCGGGATATGAGATCAAATCTCTTATGGGGAGGTCAACAGTGTATTTCTGGCGAGAATCTGATTCGACGATTTATCCAATGCTAAAGCTTTTGGCAGAGGAAGGAAAAGCTCTGTCTAAAATTGTTTATATTGGCAAGAAAAAGAAAGAGGTCTTTTCCATTACCGAATTAGGTCGAGCGGAATTTAAAAGATGGTTTGAAAGCCCGACGGGATTGGAAACCCAACGTAATGAGTTTCTTCTCAAGCTCTTTTTCGTTACAGATAAGGAGGAAATGCTGCGGCTATTTCAGGAGAGGTTGGAAAAAATTGAGGAAACTCATGAGGAGTACAAAAAAATAGAAGAAAGACTAGAGAGCTTAACTGATTCGTCACGTAAAGCGATCCGTCTCAAAGCCCTAAAATATGGGCTCGCTCATCTTGAATCAGAAATTCAGTGGTTAAAAGAAGGAATTAGCTAA
- a CDS encoding SnoaL-like domain protein (Product derived from UniProtKB/Trembl:A0A023DYX0), giving the protein MSVTEIIEEYYKAVGNKNFEKIEKQLHPDVEFIAPLAQMKGKEAVLEFTKKFTTLFKTLNIRAKFGANNQAMAVYDVDFPEPIGIFSSSVLMTVENGLIKKIELFYDARPFDKR; this is encoded by the coding sequence ATGTCTGTGACAGAAATTATTGAAGAATATTACAAAGCAGTTGGAAATAAAAATTTTGAGAAGATAGAGAAACAACTTCATCCAGATGTCGAGTTTATTGCTCCTCTTGCACAAATGAAAGGGAAGGAAGCGGTCCTTGAGTTTACAAAAAAATTTACGACTCTTTTTAAAACTCTAAACATTCGAGCTAAGTTTGGTGCGAACAATCAAGCTATGGCCGTATATGATGTAGATTTTCCGGAACCTATTGGGATTTTTTCTAGCTCGGTGCTCATGACTGTTGAAAATGGACTCATTAAAAAAATAGAGCTTTTTTATGACGCTCGCCCTTTTGATAAAAGATGA